In Dysgonomonadaceae bacterium zrk40, one genomic interval encodes:
- a CDS encoding MFS transporter, with protein MNTKTNQSTTRIVPIIMMIALFGMISFVTNLAAPMGQVLKEQFGVSNFQGLLGNAANFIAYAVMGIPGGILLQRVGYKKTALIAIAVGFLGIFVQYLSGHSPQSSAFGVYLLGAFIAGFSMCLLNIVVNPMLNTLGGGGNKGNQLIQVGGSFNSVMATFTPAFVGVLIGEAAKANIKDVFPVMYIAMGVFAVVFFVLLAVNIPEPYVTKNKESLKQLMTGALKFRHFVLGAVAIFVYVGVEVGTPGVMIYWLSDHPEVGKTIAGVVAGTYWLLMLAGRLIGASIGSKVSSKAMLTVTSFVGMVLILLAIFSSTSTMVSLPVLERNAGSLSFGFAEVPINAMYIVLVGLCTSIMWGGIFNLAVEGLGKYTAAASGIFMVLVSGGGIVPAIQGGMADAAGYLPSYWVILICLAYLFFYAVVGSKNVNRNISVADEDELPVETASQSMPAEN; from the coding sequence ATGAACACTAAAACAAATCAGTCTACAACTCGAATCGTGCCCATCATTATGATGATTGCACTGTTCGGAATGATCTCATTCGTGACCAATCTGGCCGCACCAATGGGACAGGTATTGAAAGAACAGTTCGGCGTTTCCAACTTTCAGGGGTTGCTGGGTAATGCAGCCAACTTCATTGCATATGCCGTGATGGGAATACCGGGTGGTATCCTGTTGCAGCGTGTGGGGTATAAGAAAACAGCGCTTATTGCCATTGCCGTTGGTTTCCTGGGCATCTTTGTTCAATATCTCTCAGGCCACTCTCCTCAAAGCTCCGCTTTTGGTGTTTACCTCCTGGGTGCATTCATCGCCGGTTTCTCCATGTGTCTGCTCAACATCGTGGTCAACCCGATGCTCAACACGCTCGGTGGTGGTGGCAACAAAGGGAATCAGCTCATACAGGTGGGAGGTTCTTTCAATTCGGTGATGGCTACCTTTACCCCTGCTTTTGTGGGAGTGTTGATTGGTGAAGCGGCCAAGGCCAACATCAAAGATGTATTTCCCGTAATGTACATTGCAATGGGTGTCTTCGCAGTGGTCTTTTTTGTGCTGCTTGCGGTGAACATTCCCGAACCCTACGTAACCAAAAACAAGGAGTCTCTCAAACAGCTGATGACCGGAGCCCTCAAGTTCAGACATTTTGTGCTGGGTGCTGTTGCCATCTTCGTATACGTTGGTGTGGAAGTGGGAACACCCGGTGTGATGATCTACTGGTTGTCCGATCATCCCGAAGTGGGTAAAACCATTGCCGGTGTTGTAGCAGGAACCTACTGGCTGTTGATGCTTGCAGGCCGTCTCATCGGTGCCTCCATTGGCAGTAAGGTTTCCAGCAAAGCCATGCTTACCGTCACCTCTTTTGTTGGGATGGTATTGATTCTGCTGGCCATCTTCTCTTCTACCTCTACCATGGTCTCCCTGCCGGTGCTGGAACGCAATGCCGGTTCTCTCTCGTTCGGATTTGCTGAGGTTCCCATCAATGCCATGTACATCGTATTGGTTGGCCTCTGTACTTCAATCATGTGGGGTGGCATCTTTAACCTCGCCGTGGAAGGTCTGGGCAAATACACAGCTGCTGCTTCCGGAATCTTTATGGTGCTTGTCTCCGGTGGGGGAATCGTTCCCGCCATTCAGGGAGGCATGGCCGACGCTGCCGGTTACCTCCCCAGCTACTGGGTAATACTGATCTGTCTTGCTTATCTCTTCTTTTATGCCGTCGTTGGCTCGAAGAATGTCAATCGTAACATCTCTGTGGCAGACGAAGATGAGCTTCCAGTAGAAACAGCATCGCAGAGCATGCCTGCAGAAAACTAA